The window CTGGTCGTCATGGATGAAGATGTACTGATCCGCCATCTCTGTGGATTTCTTGCCTCGAAACTTGCCATTGAAGGGTTTCTCTCTTTCCATCAACAGACAATACAGCGTACATCAGGAGGAGATGCTTCACTTGCGAAACAAGTGAAGGCTGCCACAGTGTTTGTGTTGGAGCTCATTCAGACTTTGATATACCACAAAGAGGCGGCTGACTACCCAGGGAAACACCTGGGCATGATGTACGATCGCGATGTCAAGTATTTTGGGGGCACTCTTttccacctcaacccccaggTCAATCTTGACGAGGAACTTCCCGAGTTGGACGATTACTACGAAGATGTTGATGAGCTCACCAACTACTACCACGGCGAGAAGCTTTCACACCCCCTGAGACAGCTCCCTGGCAATCCTTGGCATAAGTTCTTCGGAAACTTCCCAGAAACCCGTGTTGAACATGCGGCAGACACCGCTCTCTTCAGGGAGAATCCGCGTCCTGGAGACCTCACTGTTTCCATTCCTGGTACCATTCTCTTTTTGATACCAGAATTTCGTCAAGAGCATGAGAAATTCAGGCAACTGATGCTAGAAGTAAGCCAAACCTTCAAGACTTCAACTATTCCGTCGAGTTTCAAGAATTTATTTGATTTTTTAACACATTTACAGCATAGTCAGCTTCCGTTGCCcctgttgttggaggaggcgagaaaGGAGAGGGTTCAAGTCATTCAGCGCCGCCTGGCCAATGTGCACCATGGCAATGTTGAATATGACAGCCTTGAACCTTTGTGTAGAGAGAATACTGATATGGTATGCGAGATACCGCGTGGCTTAATGGGCTGGAAAA is drawn from Podospora pseudocomata strain CBS 415.72m chromosome 1 map unlocalized CBS415.72m_1, whole genome shotgun sequence and contains these coding sequences:
- the SMR1 gene encoding Sporulation minus regulator 1 (EggNog:ENOG503PYA1; COG:S) — encoded protein: MNITDMDSTSSHSSDDDYCASPTHANMDHRDLSQVTLLMESTLIRTALRTDIQQFEKSFEQIIEQAGVFLATTEEHFISLSLVVMDEDVLIRHLCGFLASKLAIEGFLSFHQQTIQRTSGGDASLAKQVKAATVFVLELIQTLIYHKEAADYPGKHLGMMYDRDVKYFGGTLFHLNPQVNLDEELPELDDYYEDVDELTNYYHGEKLSHPLRQLPGNPWHKFFGNFPETRVEHAADTALFRENPRPGDLTVSIPGTILFLIPEFRQEHEKFRQLMLEHSQLPLPLLLEEARKERVQVIQRRLANVHHGNVEYDSLEPLCRENTDMIPRPEYTLEGNRTFGMQNLTVNSPDLIGDALPEGRIANVASQLEGFPARFLSTNKDKRM